The DNA segment CGCAAGCCTGGGGCAAGGTCTCAAGTCGGCTGCTCAATACCGAGCGCGAGACCGCCCATGCGATTTTCGTGCAATGCTATACACAGGCTGTGTTGATGGCGCGCTGCACGCAGGAAAAAATTACCTGGACACCTTCGCTGGGCACCGATCCTGTCCACCGTGAACAGGTGTTGCTGGATGCCTTGCAGAAGGAACGATTGACTGCTGATTATGTCAAAGATTTACTACCTTATAGGGCGTTGAGTTTGCCGGCACGGCAAGTGTTTTCTCAATTACGCCTGGATATTTTTCCGAAATAAAATTAATTTTTCGCACTTTCGCCAACAGTAAAAGCTACCTAAATGAGCTGATTGTTAGCTCGTACCAAACCTTGCATCTGCCTATGGATGACATTCAGGATTTTGGAGATGGCGGTTTGCAGTGGTTTGCGCAAATTGGCCGTCTTGAGCAATTCGAGTACGAAAGTTTTGAAAGGATATATCGGATCATGAGCGAATTCGAAATTCACCGTGCAACCAAACGTCGCGCAAAACTGCGTCTTGGAATGTCGGGTCCTGCCGGTAGCGGCAAGACCTATTCTGCCTTGCTGATTGCGTCAGGACTGGGCGGCAGGATCGGCTTGATCGATACCGAGCATGGCAGTGGCGACCTGTATGCGGATTTGCTGCCGGAAGGCTATGACGTATTGCGCCTGGCACCGCCCTTTACCCCAGGGCGCTATATCGAGGCAATCCGTGCAATGGAGCAGGCCGGGGTGACGACCATTATCATCGACAGCCTGACGCACGCCTGGAGCGGCGAAGGCGGCTCGCTGGACCGGCAAGGCAAGATTGCCGACCGTTCCGGCAATTCTTGGCAGGCCTGGCGGCAAGTCACTCCCGAACACAATGCACTCGTCGAAGCCCTGTTGCAAAGCCGCTGCCATATCATTGCAACGATGCGTGCCAAAACAGAATATGTGCAGGAAAAGGATGAGCGCACCGGCAAGCAGGTGGTACGCAAGATCGGACTGGCGCCGATCATGCGTGATGGCATCGACTATGAGTTTACAATTTTCATGGAGCTCGATATTCAGCACATGGCTTACATCGGCAAGGACAGAACTCGGCTGTTCGATGGCCAGATTGTGAAGCCTGACGTCGAAGTCGGGCGGCGTTTGCTGGCGTGGTTGCAGTCCGGTGAGGAAGAGCCACAAGTGGAACAGGCAGCGATGGGCGACGAGCAATTGGCGGACCTATCCAATTCCATCAGGCGTGCGCGCGATCTCGATGAGTTGTATCACGTATTTGCCGCAGCCTACCGCACGGCCAACGCACTTCCGGATGCGGCGGCGATAGCTGAACTTACGCGCATCAAGGATGAACGCAAGGCGGCGCTGGAAGCTGAAGAGGCAGAGTATGGAGAGCATGCATGAATCCGGTATTCGAGGCATTTGAGCTGGCTGCGCACTATCGGCGTCTGGCCGAATCGCTCGCCGAGCAGCATGAAGATCCACAAGTCATTCAGGATACCCTGGAAGCAGAGTCAGGCCGGCTTGACGACCATCTGGAAAATCTGGCCAAGATGGTGCGCAATATCGAGAGTGCCGACAGCGGCGTCTTGCGTACCATGGAGGATTTGGCGGCGCGCCACGCCGGCTTGCAGCGTGCCGCCGTGCGCGGACGCAAGTTGCTGTTGGATCTGATGCAGCGTGCCCAGCGGGACCGGGTCACAACGGCGCTATTTTCAATCGCTGTCCGGAAAAATCCACCTGCTGTGGTTGTCGATTGTGCCGCGGATTTGCCCCTGGCTTTTCTGCAGTTTCCGGAACCGCCAGCCCCGGTGCCGGATAAAAAGGCCATTGCAGCCTCATTGAAGGCCGGGCTCAACGTGCCAGGTGCGCATCTCGAACAAGGCATGCGCTTAGAAATCCGATAGCGGTATGGGAATTGCTTGGTTTTTTCTATAGAGGAAAAACCTATGAATTCCTGGTTGCATGTCGATTGGCAAGCTTTATTTCACCTCAGTGCCCCGGCTATCGAAATCATCGTGCGGGGCACGGCAGTCTATTGGTTTCTCTTTTTTATTTTCCGGTTTTTAATACGCCGTGACGTCGGCAACGTCGGGATTGCCGACATTCTATTACTGGTGATTGTGGCCGATGCATCCCAGAATGCCATGGCGGGAGATACCCATTCCGTCAGCGATGGGATGTTATTGGTTGCCACCTTAATCGGCTGGAATATGTTGCTGGATTGGCTGAGCTACCGTTTCATATTTGTGCGCAAATTTGCCGTACCTTCTTCTCTTTGCCTGATTAAAAACGGCGCATTGATTAGGCGGAATTTGCGGCGGGAATTAATCAGTGACGACGAGTTATGGGCCAAATTGCGAGAGCAGGGAGTCGCCGATCTGCAAGAAGTAAAACTGGCGCATCTCGAACCGGACGGTGAAATCAGCATCATCAAGAAGGAATAGCGGGCATCGAAAATCGCTTGCGGCTCGACATCTACAGGAATACGAGTCGGAAGCGCAGCGCCCCCACGACATGCCAGAACACGCCTATCGGGGGTAATAACAGCGAAGTCCCAATGATGCCGAAGATGTTGACTGCGGATTTTTCAGCGCCTCTCAGGCGTTGAAGGCATAAATGCGCCGTAAGCAACGTCCAGGTCGCAGTGGCAAGGAGAAATAGAAAGATATTGTGCAGAATCAATGCACCGGAAATGCATAGAAGCGCCATGACGATCGCAGGATAGTGCCACGGCATATGCCGTCGAATTCTCTTGTGTTTTATGCGAGGATGCTTCCTGTAAAGCAGTGCCTCGAACTGGGTGTTTTTCTGTTGCTGCAGACTCGATGCCCAATAAGTCATTTCAGCAGGATGCTGGACTACAGCGAGTGGTGCTTCGCCAATTGCCGCGTCGGCTTCCAGCAAGCGTAAATAGAGATCGGCATCATCGCGTCCGGCATTGCCAAAGCGTTCATCGAAACCGCCCAGGTCTTCCAGCACCCGTCGCAGGCAAAAGCAGTTAAAGCTGGCAAACTCGGCGCTCTCCCGAGTTTTGTCTGCTCCCTCATGTGCTTTCGTAACCTCGGAAAATGTGTTGAGGCTTGTTCCTCGCACTGCCTGCTTGGTGCCGTCAAATGCGCGCAAACCCTGTTTTAACCAGTCTGCATCGGGAATGGAGTCTTCTTCGGTAAACGCAACAATCGCCCCGCGAGCAATTTGCCAGCCATGATTTCGTGCCGCGGCGGCACCCGTCTTTGTATCGACAGGCAGGTAAATGAGACAGGGTTTGTTTCCAAACTGATTCAAGTGATTTTCCACGACTTCACGGCTGGCATTACTGGGGGCGCTGTCGACCACGATGATTTCATATTGGCAAAACGGCAGTGTCTGACGCATGAGTGCAGCAAGACAGCGATTCAGGAGCCCCGGGTTGCCGTGCGCAGGCACCACGGCAGAGACGACGATACTGCGTTTGCGCGAATTCCAGATGGGCTGAATGGAGGCCGCGCGAGCTGGCTGGTTCAAGGCCCTGTCGAGCAAGGCATTGGCAGGCTGGGCGGCGCGGATTTTTTTCTGCTTGCCGGTATTGCGGGGGCAACAGGATTTTCCGGGGAAGGCAATGATTTTCGCCATACGTATGATCCATTTGAAAAAGCTGCCTTGATTCCATATGACTGGACATAGCAATTCTCGTTCCGGCTTTTCACTTGCATGTGTGGCGACAGCTTGATGTAGGTGGCAATTCGCGCCTCTTGCACGAAAAAAGAAAATTGTCCGCGTGTTTGTCGGAGGGGAACCGTCGCTTAAACAATTGCCACGCTTTCCAGTCTAATAAAAGTAGTCAGGGGGTTGAGGCGAGAGGAGCGATCCATGGTCATAATCGAACGATCGATCGAGGTGAATGTGCCGGTAAGCCTTGCATATCGCGAACTGAGCCAGTTCGAAGAGTTCCCCCGGTTTATGAAAGGCGTACATTCCGTGCATCAGCTGGACGCTGCCCATTTGCACTGGCGCGCCGAAAGGGGCGGGAAGGAAATGGAATGGGATGCCGAAATCACCGAGCATATTCCGGAGCAGCGCATTGCCTGGCGCAACACCAACGGTCCGCGCAGCGAAGGCAGGGTTCTGTTTGAAGCGCTGGAGCCCGAAAAAACCCGGATTTGCCTTTCCATGGAAACCGACGAGGAGAGTATGGACAAGCCCGGAGGGCAGAATGCTTATCTCCCCCATGACGAAGGAGATTTGGCACGCTTCAAAAAAATGATTGAAAGCAAAGTGCGTGCGGACGGCCAGCGCGAAACAACCGTGTCACCGGGCGAAGCCCCGCTAAATAAAATTGGCCGCGCTCGTGCAGGCGCATTGGCAGCAGCGCCGCAGGCCTGGGTGCCGACGGTTGATCTTGTCCAGGATGCCGGCCAAATCTACATCAGCGTCGATTTGCCTGGTGTGAGCAAGCAGGACGTGCATATCGAAGTCGCTCGAGGCCAGTTGACAATCGAGGGCGATCGCCGCAGAACGTATGGGGCTGAGCTTGAAGAGCAAGTGCTGGGCGAATGCAAATATGGGCGGATCTTTCGTGCGATCACTTTGCCTGCCGGTGTGGACTCACAGTCAGGTGTGGCCAGGATGCAGGACGGCGTACTCGAAGTTACCTTCAAGATTGCTTCCGCCCCGGACTTGGCAAGACGCCTGGAAATTCAGGAGGAGTAGCGCATGGCACTCGCGGCAATTCATCCAGCGTCATCAATGGAATGGCGGGTGGGCAGACATGTTCCTGCCTGCAGGGACTGTGCATCATGACGGAACTAGTTGGCTGGCTCAGCGCAATCGTCCTTGCGCTGACCATCTCTTCGCAGGTCTACACGCAGTGGCGCACCAAGAGTAGTGCGGGGGTTGCAAACTGGTTTTTCATCGGACAAATGCTCGCTTCGCTGGGCTTCGTTGCCTACAGCATCTTGCTGGAAAACTGGGTTTTCGTCTGGACCAATGCCTTCAATTTCACGGCGGCCCTGCTGGGACATTCGATTCATCGCCATAACCGGCGCACCCAATGCCAGATCGCCCCAGTAAGGCAGGCGGATTGATATCAGGCGGATGGGAATTTTTACCGCGGGCGGTAGTAACTACAACGCATCATTACCGACCACTGCTGCTTTTTTGGACTGCCGTTAGTCCTCGCGCCAGGCAGGCCGTGCCGTCATGCGAAGCCGGTTTGCGGCATTCGAGAGCAGACAGTCGTTGAGTCGTTATGATGAGCACAGTCACAATCAGTGCAGCCAACGAACACGTCAGCTCTTGAAGGGGGTTTGCATGGATGCGGGAGGTCATGCCTGTCGTCTGCTTGATGCTTGCGCGGCATCCGCGCGGCCAAAAATCGCGATATTCCGAGCCATGCATCTGGGCGAGATGCTATGTGCCGTTCCCGTGTTCAGGGCATTGCGCACGGCCTTGCCTGCCGCCGACATCACATTGATCGGATTGCCCTGGGCATCCAGTTTTGCCAAGCGATTTTCACAGTATATCGACAGTCATGTAGCCTTTCCGGGATTTCCGGGTTTACCTGGGCAGCCCGTGGACTTGCCGCGCTTGCCTGGCTTTATCGCCGACATGCAGCAGCAGAAATTCGATTGCGTGTTGCAAATGCATGGCAGCGGCGCCCTGACCAATCCTCTCATCCGGACTTTCAATGCTGCGAGAAACGCAGGCTATTACCGGCAGGGCGATTACTGCCCGGATCCCCTGCATTTCATGCCCTGGGACGAAAGCCAGCACGACATCCTGCGATTGGCGCGTCTCATGGCGTTTCTTGGCGTTCCGGTATCCAGCCTCGAACTTGAGTTTCCACTGGCAGAGGCGGATTGGCAGGCACTGCGCGCCGGCCATTCGGCGTTGCCGGCGGCTGGGTCCTATGTCTGCATTCACCCAGGCGCACGCCTGCCTGCCCAGCGCTGGCCCGCTGCGCATTTCGCCGAAGTGGCAGACAGCCTGTCGGCGGAAGGATTGCAAGTCGTCCTGGTAGGCTCATCCCAGGAGCGCGGCATTGCCGCGGCGGTTCAGTCGCACATGGCCGGTCCCGCCTTGAACCTGGCCGGCACCCTCGGGTTGGGCGCATTTGCAGCACTGCTGGCCCAAGCCCGCCTGGTGATCTGCAACGATACCGGGATTGCCCATATTGCCGCTGCATTGCACACGCCTAGCCTGGCGCTGTCTCGTGATGGCGGCGCGCGGCGTTGGGCACCGCTCGACCGCCGCCGGCACCGTAGCGTGGATTCTGCTGCGGCTGAGCCAGGCTGCAGACACTCGTCCGCAAGTACGCTGGTGATGCGGCGGGTGCGCGAATTGCTGGACGATACGGGCATGCCGCTTGCATGAATAAAGTGCGTTTGCTTGCAGTAAATTTGACCGGGGATAACCATGGAAAACAGTGCTCGGGATACGCCCCTCGCCAACAGGATGTTGACCTGTGGGATGGTGACCCATGCAGCGCGGCTGGGAGTGTTCACCATGCTCGTACTGACGCTATCGGCTTGCGAGAGGCAGGGTGTGCCGCCATCCCCCGCAGACCCGGTCAAGCCGAAAATGCAGGTTGGCAGGAACATGGGTGAAGTGCAAAAGGCAATCTATCATTACATCCGCCCAGTTCGCAAGGCATCGTCCTCGATGCAACCTGATCCCGCCGAAGGCCCAGGCGGGAGATTGCAGGTTTAGCCAGGGGCAGCTACCACGGCTGCTCAGAGGCGTTGCTCCCACCATTGTAGAACCAGCATGCCGGACAAGTGTCGAAGTTCGAACGAGGACGTGTTTTGTCAGGAGACGAGTCGGGGCATTAAGCAGTTTTCCTTCCGCCGTTTCTTCAATGAAATTTTCCGGGTGGCGCCACATGATGAGTTTATTTTCCGACCGTCTGCAAGCGGGGCAACAACTGTCGGGTAGTCTTAAGGAGTATGCCGGCCGGCATGACATTATCGTGCTGGCCTTGCCGCGTGGCGGCGTGCCAGTCGCGTATTCCATCGCCAAAACGCTGCACGCCGCCCTGGATGTTTTTTTGGTCGGCAAGCTGGGAGTGCCTGGCCATGAAGACCTCGCTCTTGGCGCAATCAGTAGCAGGGGCGTATGTGTGCTTCGGCCAGAGACCATCGCTTTGATGGACATTCCCGTGGATGCCATTGATGCCATCGCGCATAAGGAACTGCGAGAAATTAAGCGTCGTGAACGTGCCTATCACGGGATCCGGCCATCGCTTGATATCGAGGGTCGAGTTGTCATTGTGGTGGATGACGGACTTGTGACCGGAGCGACCATGCTGGCTGCGGTACGGGCGCTGCGCCACGAGCATCCGGGCCAAATCATTGTTGCCGTGCCTGTGGCAACGGCAGAGTCCATTGCCGAACTTGAGGCGGAAGTGGATGCCTTATTCTGTCTTCAGGTGCCGGAGTGGATTGCTTCAGTCGGGCAATGCTATGACGAGCCTGGGTCGCCCGACGATGCCCAAGTCATCCAGTACCTCCAGAACGCTTCCGATTGGCTCAGCGAAGGCGAACAGGAGGTGGCAAGCGGCAGACTGCCTTATGCACCCGTGAATGCCCCGGCGGTTGGCCCTTCGCCCGGCGTGTGAACAGCATGTTGCGCAAAAAGAGTTCGCTACAGTTTTTTTCAGGAGGGATTCGTCATGAAATCATGTAGCACAGTGCTGGTTGCGCTGGGCATGCTTTCCTCAACGGCCTTGGCGCAAACGACCCGGCCAGAGCCACTGCCACTGCCAGAATCGTCTCGCATGCCCATGCCTGGCATGCGAAGTGACACGGTGCCTGCGACGCGCGTCACGCCGGCGACATCCTTTCCGCAGCAGCCTGCTGAAATGTCTTCAGGAAGTTCTGCCAATGAAGCCGGGGCTTCCCAAAGCACCGGGCAACTGATTACTCCTGCGATTGTCCAGTCTCGGCCAAATGCTGCCGGTGACGTTGGCATCAAGCCACAGACAAAAAATGGTGTGAGATATCTGTGCGGGGGCGTCAGTGAAGATGAGTCAGCGTACATGAAAAAAATTGCTGCCAAGGACTACGACTTGATGATGACATTTGCCGAGAAGAGCGGTAATTATGTCGCAGATGTCGCGGTGGCAATCAAGGATGCGCGTGGCAAAACCTTGCTGGAGGCGACTTGCGATGGGCCAATCATGCTTGTGGATTTGCCCGCAGCAGGCGGCTACCGCATCCATGCTGAAACCGCCGGAAAAGCGATCGATCGCACTGTTCTGGTAAAGGGTGACAAAGGCCATTTACGACAACTTACCTTCGCATGGCCGAGCACTGGTGAGCGTTCCGCTACGGCAGAAAAGCGTTATGACGCTGGCCGGCGAAGTGCCGGCGGTGATGCAGACACCGGAAAGTAAGGGGGAGGGTAACGCGTGCCCTCTGAATAGACGAATAGACGCGCCTTGAAGATTGCAGCATGCCATGCTGCTCATGGCATGCCAGTACTATTTTTTCACGTCGTCACTACCTTTTTGGATGGTTTCGCCACCGCGTTCAACGTCTTTGCCAAAGCCCTTGACAGTGTTGCAGGCGCTCAGACTCGTCAGGATTACCATAGTGCTCAAGAACAGCATTAGCGTTTTTTTCATTTTATCCTCGTGGCAAGTGGGGTGCTGGCTTCAGACTGCGGGCCAGCCTATCAAGTTACATAAAGTACTGCGTCATCGTATGCGGCGCTGTGCAATTGCGCGGGCCAGCATGGCGGCAATGCCAATGGCGGATCGGATCGCCTGATGGTTGCGCGAAAATGCCAGCGCCGCGCCGCTGCCCCTGTGTACCAGGGAACGGGCAGCCTGGCGCGGCCCGGGGCGCGTCGCCAGCACTGCACCCGTCAGCCCTAGAAGTGTCAGGTAAGGGTGGTCCCGAATCCATCGCATGGTTTTACTCCTCGGGAAGACATTATTTGTTGCGAGAGTCTCTGCAAGCGGCAATTCTTTTTCATCCTGGCCCAGCAGCATGCGTTGATAGGCAGTGCGACTCGCCTGCATCCGCTCCAGCAACGCTTGTTTTTCATCGGTCAGGGAATGGTGGGAACTCACAAGCTCTCCTTGAGGACGTTGTAATCGCGCTGCAATTCACTTTTAAGCGTTGTGAGAGCAGATTCAGCATGATAGTGACGAACAAAGTACAGGGATGCCGCGGCCAGTAAAAAGTACAGCGCAACCACCAGCCAGGCTGCCTCACTGCGGTAGGGTGTATCCCACGCGGTGACGATGACTGCTACGCCGATGAAGGTGATGGCAAGCAAAGCCAGAAGGCCGGTCAAAACATAGGCGGCAACCTGTACGCCGACGCCTCGTCCCTGCAATTGCATTTCAATGCGCAACAGTTCCTTGTAATCATGCAGCCGATGCAACGCGATCGCATACAGCTTCCTGGATTTGCGCAGGGTGCTCAACATGGCCATTCCCGGCATTAGCGACGATGGAGCAGCATGCCAAGCACCATTCCCACTCCCGTTGCCACGGCGACCGACTGCAACGGCTTTTCACGCACATAGCCGGAGGTCGCGTCCATGCCGCGGTTGAGCTGCTGGCCGGCCTGGGTTGCCACGCCCTTGGCGGCGGCGCGCAACGAACTGAATTTGGACATCAGGCGCGAATATTCCTGGCGCAACTCGGCATCGGACAGGTTGGTGGCACGACCCAGCAAGGTGTCCAGGTCGCTTTTGAGGTTGCCCAGCTCGGTTCGCAGCGAGGCGCCGGCGCGTTTGATGCCGCTTTTTCCGGAGACGCTTTCATCGTAATCCGGCTGGGACAAGTCGTCCGCGTTACTGCCGAAATAGGGCGAATTCAAATCTGACGAAGTCGTCGAGGAAGAAGGGTACTCTGGATTCATGGAGATGCTCCTTGAGTCTGTCTGGTGGAAAAAATCGGCGAACGATTAAAACTGGCAGGTGATTTTCTGGCGCAACAGCTACCGTGCTCACACACATCATTACAACTGGTTTTCCCGGCGTTGCCTTGCGCTCGATCAGGGTGGGGTGGATTGCGCATTGCCTGGCTGTGGCGCCGGACCGCCGGTCTGTGCGTCGGCGTAAGGCAGCGGCTTGCCATCCAGTGCATCCTGCAGTGTGGCTTCGGCTTGCGCGGTCAGCGAAGTGCGCAACAAGGTGCCGCCAAACTGCGACAGCTCGTGTATCACCTTGTCAGGCGTATAGCGGCGCGCGAGGATGAACAGGGCCGAGCTGTCCGGACGCAACTCTGCTGCCAGATTCTTCATGAATTCATCATTGATCCCATAGTCTGCAATGGCACCTGTCAGGGCACCGCTGCCGGCGCCGATGGCAGCGCCGAGCAGAGGATTCAGGAAAATCATGCCGATCAGGGCGCCCCAGAAAGTACCGGAGACTGCCCCAATCACCGGAATATTGACGGACTGGTGCAGGCGGATCCTGCCTTCTCGATCCTTGGTGACATAGGCGGCATCTTCCAGGTCGATCAGATATTCGTTTTGCAGGCGCTGCATGGCATTGAGTACCTCGGCTGCCTTGCAGGCATCTCGATAGGCGACAGAAATGAGCTCGGACATGCGCAGGACTCCTCTGGAAATCATCTTGGGCGGCACGGCCTTCGGGCCGGGCAATGCAGAACATGCCTTTATTTTGCGGCATTTATTTTGCTTTTATACGACCTGACGCAAGCAATAGAGCTATTGGGCCGAACAATCCGGCAACACGTCGGTCGATTATGACGAAACGATGACAAGCTGCGCCGTTGTGTATGCACGGCACGAAGATCGTCATCTCCTACGTGCTGGCGATTAAGGGAAATAATTGCCAATTCCCCTGTTGATCTGTTCCGCTCGTTTTTGGAAAAGCCTTTAAGGAGGGACAAACTTAATGGCGCAAATTGACGTGCAATTTCGCAATGAAGTGTTGCGGAACTCGCAGAATTCAGCGCTGGTTCCTGTGCGCCGCAGCCGGTACGCCATGCGAACGATTCAGAACCATTTTTTTACGATCACTGCGCTCGCCGCGTCCTTGCTGATTGCAATTGCTTTTTTTCTTCAGGGGTTCCTGTCGTATCTATACCGGCTTAACCACGGCGAGGAAATCATTCATGTTATTAACAAAGTGGACCAGGTCGGCTTTTTGCTGCTCCTGGGCCTGGTCCTGCTCATGGTGGTCAGCGCGCTGGGATTTCACCGGCTTGAGCGTAGCAAGTCATTGCTTACGTTTTTTCTGCTTGCCTTCATCCTGACTGTGGTGGCGAAAGGAAAATTCGATAACATGGGTTCCGATTCGATGGCGGAAATCATGCATGCCAATTCCCAGGAGGGGGGCGATTTCATCGAATCCTACCTTTCGTTCGTAAAGCTTTCGGTCAAGGAATGCATTGTCCTGTTTGGGCCCCTGTTATTGATTCCCGTATATGCTCTGTTAGTGCGGAAAAGTGGCGGCACGGCAGGATTGCGAGACATCCGATTGGCCCTCAAGATCATTGCCCTCGTATATCTCCTGACAATTGCCCATTTTTTTTATCAGATGGCAGTAAATTATCATTCAATCGATTACTTCCGCGAACGCCTGGAGTCATCAACTGCCCGCGCCGTCGGAGCACTGGGCCGCACGCGAGAAGCGCCCAATGTGGTCGTCTACATTGGCGAATCGACGTCGCGCGAGAATTTCCCCCTTTACATGCCTGCTTATGCGCAAGCTGATCCACTTCAGGAAATTCGCGACGAGCTGATCGTTTTCTCGGATGTGGTGACATCCTTTTCGCATACGTTTCCATCCCTGTATCGCGCGTTCACCATGAGTAAGGATCCTTACCTCGATCAATTCTTGCTGATCAAGGATTTGCGCCGCCCCAACACACTGGCTGTCCTGGAGAAAGGGGGGATGGAGACGCACTGGATTTCCAATCAAAATCTGGTCGGGCGCTGGGACTGGAATTCCGAATTGTTCGGCCGACACAGCCAGCATCTGAAAGTGCTCAATGGGGCCGAACGGATGTACTTCAATGGCGTAAGAAAAACCGACCGTGCCCTGGTCGCGGCGTATCTGGAGGAGGCATCGCACCTGGAGCGTTCGCGACAAATGATGTTTTTGCATTCCTATGCCGGCCATGCCGATTACTGTAAGAATATTCCGCGCGAAGAACACACAGTTTCAGGGAGATTTCTGCCAACCCTGTCGCAACATGCCCTGTTTGGCGACATGTATGTTGGCGACCTGAACGAGCGCATGGAATCGATCGACTGTTATGGCTCGGTGATGTCCTTCGTTTCCAAAAACCTGCGCGCAGTGATTGATGATATTGCGCAGCGCACGTTGCCCGTAGTCTTTTTGTATTTTGCCGACCATGGTGAGGAAATCTACGAAGGCACCGGCCATGACTCCCGGCGAAACAGTTATCGCCATATTGAAATCCCTTTTTTCATTTACTTTAATTCGGCGGCCAGGGAGGCCTATCCAGACCTGTATCGCGCC comes from the Janthinobacterium sp. 17J80-10 genome and includes:
- a CDS encoding sulfatase-like hydrolase/transferase, which translates into the protein MRTIQNHFFTITALAASLLIAIAFFLQGFLSYLYRLNHGEEIIHVINKVDQVGFLLLLGLVLLMVVSALGFHRLERSKSLLTFFLLAFILTVVAKGKFDNMGSDSMAEIMHANSQEGGDFIESYLSFVKLSVKECIVLFGPLLLIPVYALLVRKSGGTAGLRDIRLALKIIALVYLLTIAHFFYQMAVNYHSIDYFRERLESSTARAVGALGRTREAPNVVVYIGESTSRENFPLYMPAYAQADPLQEIRDELIVFSDVVTSFSHTFPSLYRAFTMSKDPYLDQFLLIKDLRRPNTLAVLEKGGMETHWISNQNLVGRWDWNSELFGRHSQHLKVLNGAERMYFNGVRKTDRALVAAYLEEASHLERSRQMMFLHSYAGHADYCKNIPREEHTVSGRFLPTLSQHALFGDMYVGDLNERMESIDCYGSVMSFVSKNLRAVIDDIAQRTLPVVFLYFADHGEEIYEGTGHDSRRNSYRHIEIPFFIYFNSAAREAYPDLYRAAQENRTKPYSIEWLSDTLIDLAGIDYKERQLLSVFRPDMQAPKRYALRRTDIRGNQFILAVDDEDASQRHDLLNHGHDYFRKRRLYNAFPGPEKNKLCSSRTNSLLKFREAASIFQCVEIDITIDAEADKLYVYRPPQANNHLQLKDLIAFGPPLEGHMLLAIRNPDSRNLAVLQAQLDRLFLPDQRHRIVIEIPHFDGVDRQGLQRLAKAGYELFYALPADLGAGCARDTLQAVCQRFAREILPVIEQAGVQGIAFDIEAVPFVRSLHAATRLQYSIKDMSAGGGKDIDRAILARSNTYSIPYRSAFDY